A genomic stretch from Sulfobacillus thermosulfidooxidans includes:
- a CDS encoding acetyl-CoA carboxylase biotin carboxyl carrier protein subunit, translated as MTKIVASLAGTVFKILVAPGDMITPGQEVVRLESMKMEIPIEAEIGGRVKDVVVHEGDFVNESDPLIILEDEM; from the coding sequence ATGACAAAGATTGTGGCAAGTTTAGCTGGAACCGTTTTCAAAATTCTCGTTGCACCAGGAGACATGATTACACCGGGACAGGAAGTGGTCCGTCTTGAATCAATGAAAATGGAAATCCCCATTGAAGCGGAAATAGGTGGACGCGTAAAAGACGTGGTTGTTCACGAGGGCGATTTTGTTAATGAAAGTGATCCCTTGATTATTTTAGAAGATGAGATGTGA